A section of the Methanosarcina mazei S-6 genome encodes:
- a CDS encoding phospholipase D-like domain-containing protein, with amino-acid sequence MIEEIVPVATGEKWVGYGIRSFRSVINDLISNSTNELSLTAYVLTDMSIVTKLRNALERGVQVEIYLYEDEFATKNEAVNYIFNLQKEFSYLKIYRVEDKILHAKVLVADGKKVLSGSANFTFSGMTNNYELGFLVEDPSIALQILKLIKKLGEK; translated from the coding sequence ATGATTGAAGAAATTGTTCCTGTGGCTACGGGTGAAAAATGGGTTGGATACGGAATAAGGTCATTTAGATCGGTAATCAATGACCTGATTTCGAATTCCACTAATGAACTTTCTCTTACAGCTTATGTTCTCACAGACATGAGCATTGTAACTAAATTGAGAAATGCCCTGGAAAGAGGAGTTCAGGTTGAAATATACTTATACGAAGATGAATTTGCGACAAAAAACGAGGCTGTAAATTATATATTTAATTTACAAAAAGAATTTAGTTATCTAAAAATATACCGAGTTGAGGACAAAATACTTCATGCTAAAGTTCTTGTTGCTGATGGCAAGAAAGTTCTTTCTGGATCGGCTAATTTTACATTTAGTGGAATGACAAATAATTATGAGCTTGGTTTCTTGGTAGAGGATCCATCCATAGCGCTCCAGATTTTAAAGTTAATAAAAAAGTTGGGGGAAAAATGA
- a CDS encoding winged helix-turn-helix domain-containing protein yields MSILSEIFGECPQAKIIEVFAEHHEDKLYVADIVRMTSVSKSTVYKHLRKLIAEEVIEEKGSAGNIKFYQLNLSSPKAKIILSVEKFIASERPGTLVAVGSGEKTGQNLKGNAYGDEKTRQLAAKESKGAREETSAVEEETEYIDFYGIEAASTADGETYLIGNFESFEDAKDFLKSELNHFETVNTRIIRHTERTSEEAIFTDRVEDFFYHKPPSWDSQI; encoded by the coding sequence ATGTCAATTTTATCTGAGATCTTCGGAGAATGCCCCCAGGCAAAAATAATCGAGGTGTTTGCAGAGCACCACGAAGACAAACTCTATGTTGCCGATATTGTCCGAATGACCAGTGTTTCAAAATCAACCGTTTACAAGCACCTGAGAAAATTAATTGCAGAAGAGGTCATTGAGGAGAAAGGGAGCGCAGGCAATATCAAGTTTTATCAGTTAAATCTCAGCAGCCCGAAAGCAAAAATTATCCTATCAGTGGAGAAGTTCATCGCCTCAGAAAGGCCAGGAACTCTGGTTGCTGTGGGATCAGGAGAAAAAACTGGACAAAACTTAAAGGGAAATGCTTATGGAGATGAAAAAACCCGGCAACTGGCCGCTAAGGAGAGCAAAGGGGCCCGCGAAGAAACTTCGGCTGTTGAAGAAGAAACGGAGTATATCGATTTTTACGGCATCGAAGCGGCCTCGACAGCAGACGGTGAGACCTATCTAATTGGGAATTTTGAAAGCTTTGAAGATGCCAAAGACTTTCTTAAATCTGAGTTGAACCACTTTGAAACCGTTAATACAAGGATAATCAGGCACACTGAAAGGACGAGTGAGGAAGCAATATTCACAGACCGCGTAGAAGATTTCTTTTATCACAAACCGCCCTCCTGGGATTCGCAAATATGA
- a CDS encoding toxin-antitoxin system TumE family protein codes for MKIESLLKEYSLITHFSVDFEEITADAGSLKGNIELMNGSILYFFEFVEIRSNSPVLTKYRYHWQSPQGNLVKRWDNAPHHKELDTFPHHVHGPEEVRPSPPVDLNSILEEIINSE; via the coding sequence TTGAAAATTGAATCCTTGCTTAAAGAGTATTCCCTGATCACTCATTTTTCTGTTGATTTTGAAGAGATCACTGCTGATGCAGGGTCCTTAAAAGGTAACATAGAGCTGATGAACGGTTCTATTCTTTATTTCTTCGAGTTTGTTGAAATCCGCAGTAACAGTCCTGTACTCACGAAATACAGGTATCACTGGCAATCACCACAGGGAAATCTGGTAAAAAGGTGGGACAATGCCCCCCACCATAAAGAGCTTGACACTTTTCCTCATCATGTTCATGGTCCTGAAGAGGTGCGCCCTTCTCCTCCGGTTGACCTGAACTCTATACTTGAAGAAATTATTAATTCTGAATGA
- a CDS encoding protease inhibitor I42 family protein, which yields MKKISTIIVMFLVTAAVVFAAGCAEEQESAENETPADAEQVSSVTPETPGITDETVTNGDTTQGDQTIETGQIITEAENGKSIRIKNGEIFILQLRENPSTGYSWELNVSEGLNILSDGYTQDQSPEGQVGVPGTHSWTIEAVSQGSQQVNGIYKRPWENMTGTEENFTLTVEVV from the coding sequence ATGAAGAAAATTTCAACGATAATAGTAATGTTCCTCGTCACTGCTGCTGTTGTCTTTGCAGCCGGCTGTGCCGAAGAGCAAGAGAGCGCAGAAAATGAAACTCCAGCAGATGCCGAACAGGTTTCATCCGTAACTCCGGAAACGCCCGGCATAACAGATGAAACAGTGACTAATGGTGACACAACTCAGGGCGATCAGACCATAGAAACAGGGCAGATCATAACCGAAGCTGAAAACGGAAAAAGCATAAGGATCAAAAATGGAGAAATTTTTATCCTCCAGCTCAGGGAAAACCCGTCCACAGGCTATTCCTGGGAACTCAACGTGAGTGAGGGGCTCAATATTCTCAGCGACGGATATACCCAGGACCAGTCTCCCGAAGGTCAGGTTGGTGTGCCGGGAACTCATTCATGGACTATTGAAGCCGTGAGCCAGGGCAGCCAGCAGGTGAACGGAATATATAAGAGGCCCTGGGAGAATATGACCGGAACTGAGGAGAACTTTACACTTACTGTAGAGGTTGTTTGA
- a CDS encoding helix-turn-helix transcriptional regulator: protein MAEKIKLTELVFLSEKRKKLLLFLKDKPRTMAEIQEHLSSVPVSILPQVKKLKEGKLVVQKGHAYELTLLGMIIADKMPPFLDTLDVLEQNFDYWAKRDLEGIPPFLSKRIFELKGCKLIVPDVSHMFELSPEFVDRLHISTHILGFSSYFHPSFTTLYPEIAKKGVEISLILADPVIQRFKKDYGEELLTLMNFENVSIFAFHGDARIADFTVTDTFFLITLFSRDKYFEHESLMSIEPEALKWGTDLFSHMLKEATRATDVQVL from the coding sequence ATGGCTGAGAAAATTAAATTAACGGAACTGGTTTTCCTGTCTGAAAAAAGGAAGAAACTTCTTCTTTTTCTTAAAGATAAGCCGAGGACCATGGCTGAAATTCAGGAACACCTTTCTTCAGTCCCTGTTTCAATCCTTCCCCAGGTCAAGAAGTTAAAAGAAGGCAAGCTTGTAGTACAGAAAGGGCATGCCTACGAGCTCACTTTATTGGGGATGATAATCGCTGATAAAATGCCTCCATTTCTGGATACCCTGGACGTTCTGGAACAGAATTTCGATTACTGGGCAAAAAGGGACCTTGAAGGGATACCTCCTTTTTTAAGCAAAAGAATTTTTGAACTGAAGGGCTGTAAACTCATCGTTCCGGACGTAAGCCATATGTTCGAGCTCAGTCCTGAATTTGTAGATAGGCTTCACATATCCACACATATTCTGGGTTTTTCTTCTTATTTTCACCCTTCATTTACCACACTCTACCCTGAAATTGCAAAAAAAGGAGTAGAGATCTCTTTAATACTTGCGGACCCTGTGATTCAGAGGTTCAAAAAGGATTATGGGGAAGAGTTGCTTACCCTTATGAATTTCGAAAACGTCAGTATATTTGCCTTCCACGGGGACGCCAGGATTGCAGATTTCACAGTAACGGACACGTTTTTCCTGATTACTCTTTTTTCCAGGGATAAATATTTTGAACACGAAAGCCTGATGAGCATTGAACCTGAAGCCCTTAAATGGGGCACCGACCTTTTCTCACATATGCTGAAAGAAGCAACCCGGGCAACGGATGTTCAGGTCTTATGA
- a CDS encoding PKD domain-containing protein, with the protein MCSLKQITVLIVLFFLSPLLAVVVGSDLGSAADSGNESITADFSASPLTGEAPLTVQFTDRSTGSPETWEWDFGDGGTSSAKNPSHTYSRAGTYTVSLEAGNGVSSDSEVKTDYITIKEKPVVPVVEASFSANTTSGKAPLTVRFTDSSGGGPTSWKWDFGDGTTSATQNPVHTYSAAGKYSVNLRATNGTVSDDITRSDYITVDGNGPLASFTASPLEGLAPLAVQFTDTSTGSPTKWEWDFGDGGKSTSKSPSHTYSGAGKYTVKLTVTNSYGSDTADSSVNAYSITAPVADFSANPVSGSVPLSVQFTDMSSNGPTAWEWDFNSDGAVDSTEQNPVYVYTSEGVYSVTLNAVNGTATGTETKSSFITAGNMPVAAFTASPQEGNAPLTVQFNDTSSGNVDSWFWEFGDGNTSTARSPSYIYSSAGNYNVKLTVTNSFGSNSTEVPSSVKVLSDTAPSPDFTSNITSGKAPLTVQFEDLSTGGPTAWEWDFNSDGTIDSTEQSPVHEFADTGFYTVTLRAGNGTAWDSITKSEYIMVGDGLHASFTVSAREGGVPLAVQFTDTSVGNITSWHWDFGDGSTSTSQNPSHEYTETGSYSVTLNVSNAYGYSSVTWADYIKAGEEEKVSSGSGGSGGSSAGGGGGGSPEPASNVEVKELAQEFITTGDRIKFEFTRNATAIVYVKFDSKRTLGKTTTMIEQLKGRSVLTPKEPPGKVYKYLNIWVGNEGIAAPQNIANAIIGFRVRSTEISKNETEGPSVFMYRYSEGKWNALPTRKMGEDGQYMYFESRTPGFSPFAIITGKKAIEYKENETETEEPLPELLKDSRQAEMPDSWSVPAAEYKDWSGVSTAIKVIVGFLVILLIGIAVTEKKKR; encoded by the coding sequence GTGTGTTCATTGAAGCAAATAACGGTGTTAATCGTTTTATTTTTTTTATCTCCTTTACTGGCTGTAGTTGTGGGTTCTGATTTAGGCTCCGCCGCAGATAGTGGAAATGAATCAATCACTGCGGACTTTTCAGCTTCTCCATTAACTGGTGAAGCTCCGCTAACAGTACAGTTTACTGACAGGTCAACAGGCAGTCCTGAAACATGGGAATGGGACTTCGGAGATGGGGGTACATCTAGCGCCAAAAACCCTTCCCATACATATTCCAGGGCTGGAACCTACACCGTGTCTCTTGAAGCGGGTAACGGCGTTTCTTCGGACAGTGAGGTCAAGACGGATTATATTACTATTAAGGAAAAACCTGTGGTCCCCGTTGTAGAAGCCAGCTTCAGTGCTAATACAACTTCAGGCAAAGCGCCTCTCACGGTCAGGTTTACGGACAGCTCAGGCGGAGGGCCGACATCCTGGAAATGGGATTTCGGGGACGGGACCACTTCTGCCACACAGAACCCGGTCCATACTTATTCCGCTGCCGGAAAGTATTCCGTAAACCTCAGAGCAACTAACGGCACTGTCAGTGATGATATCACAAGATCAGACTACATTACTGTTGATGGAAATGGGCCACTGGCCAGCTTTACAGCTTCCCCGCTCGAGGGGCTGGCTCCTCTTGCCGTCCAGTTTACTGACACTTCAACCGGGAGCCCGACAAAATGGGAATGGGACTTTGGGGACGGCGGCAAATCAACCAGTAAAAGCCCTTCCCATACATATTCCGGAGCCGGGAAATATACAGTGAAATTAACAGTAACAAATTCATACGGGTCCGATACGGCTGATTCTTCCGTCAATGCATATTCAATCACTGCCCCTGTAGCTGATTTCTCCGCAAATCCGGTTTCAGGGTCGGTTCCCCTTTCTGTCCAGTTCACTGACATGAGCAGCAACGGTCCCACTGCCTGGGAATGGGATTTCAATTCGGACGGGGCTGTGGATTCGACTGAACAGAACCCCGTTTATGTATACACGTCTGAGGGGGTCTATTCTGTCACACTCAATGCAGTCAACGGCACTGCCACAGGCACTGAGACAAAATCCAGCTTTATTACGGCAGGAAATATGCCAGTGGCTGCTTTTACCGCATCCCCGCAGGAAGGAAATGCTCCTCTTACCGTTCAGTTTAACGACACTTCTTCCGGAAACGTGGATTCCTGGTTCTGGGAGTTTGGGGACGGCAATACTTCAACGGCCAGGAGCCCGTCTTACATTTATTCCAGCGCCGGGAATTATAACGTGAAATTGACCGTAACAAACTCTTTCGGGTCTAACAGCACTGAGGTCCCATCTTCAGTAAAAGTGCTCTCTGATACAGCCCCTTCCCCTGACTTTACATCAAACATTACTTCCGGCAAAGCTCCCCTTACTGTCCAGTTTGAAGACCTTTCCACAGGGGGCCCGACTGCCTGGGAATGGGACTTTAACTCGGACGGTACCATAGATTCAACCGAACAGAGCCCTGTACATGAGTTTGCAGATACGGGGTTCTATACGGTTACTTTGAGGGCAGGCAACGGCACTGCATGGGACAGCATTACCAAGTCCGAATATATTATGGTTGGAGACGGGCTACATGCTTCTTTTACCGTCTCTGCACGGGAAGGGGGTGTCCCTCTGGCTGTTCAGTTTACTGACACTTCAGTGGGTAACATAACCTCCTGGCACTGGGATTTTGGAGACGGCAGCACATCCACCTCTCAGAACCCAAGCCATGAATATACCGAAACCGGAAGTTATTCCGTAACCCTTAATGTCAGTAATGCCTACGGTTATAGCTCTGTCACATGGGCTGATTACATTAAAGCCGGTGAAGAGGAAAAGGTAAGCAGCGGGTCGGGAGGCTCTGGCGGGTCATCTGCCGGCGGCGGCGGTGGTGGTTCTCCCGAGCCTGCAAGCAATGTGGAGGTCAAGGAACTTGCTCAGGAATTCATCACTACAGGAGACCGCATTAAGTTCGAATTTACCAGAAACGCCACTGCTATTGTATATGTGAAGTTTGATTCCAAAAGGACCCTGGGAAAGACCACAACCATGATTGAACAGCTTAAAGGCAGGTCTGTCCTGACCCCAAAAGAACCTCCTGGAAAGGTCTATAAATACCTGAATATCTGGGTGGGGAATGAGGGCATTGCAGCTCCACAGAATATTGCCAATGCCATTATAGGTTTCAGGGTCAGAAGCACTGAAATTTCAAAAAACGAGACAGAGGGGCCTTCAGTTTTTATGTACAGGTATTCGGAAGGAAAATGGAATGCTCTCCCTACACGAAAAATGGGGGAAGATGGGCAGTACATGTATTTTGAGTCCAGAACTCCGGGTTTCTCTCCGTTTGCGATCATAACCGGAAAGAAAGCTATTGAATACAAAGAAAATGAGACCGAAACTGAGGAACCTCTGCCTGAGCTTCTAAAAGATAGCAGGCAGGCTGAAATGCCTGATTCCTGGTCCGTGCCAGCTGCTGAATATAAGGACTGGTCAGGAGTGTCCACAGCCATCAAGGTTATTGTCGGATTCCTGGTAATACTTCTTATAGGAATTGCTGTTACGGAAAAAAAGAAACGTTAA
- a CDS encoding DUF1699 family protein, which translates to MKIRVVSSREEIFTLNPNERVVHLAFRPSNKDIFALVETCPKIEVIQLPKSYRRTVSKSIEMFLEMQRIQLIEGDVWGHRKDINEYYSIPSSVIEKIRELKMEGTPAERIEEKVARESKLNPEMVAYILTKEASA; encoded by the coding sequence GTGAAAATTAGAGTAGTTAGTTCAAGGGAAGAAATCTTTACACTAAATCCTAATGAGCGTGTTGTTCACCTGGCCTTCAGGCCTTCGAACAAGGACATTTTTGCACTTGTAGAAACCTGCCCGAAAATTGAGGTAATTCAGCTGCCGAAATCTTACAGGCGCACGGTCTCGAAGTCTATAGAAATGTTCCTTGAAATGCAGAGAATCCAGCTTATCGAAGGGGATGTCTGGGGCCACAGGAAAGACATTAATGAATATTACAGCATTCCATCATCTGTGATCGAAAAGATCAGAGAACTGAAGATGGAGGGCACGCCTGCTGAGAGGATAGAAGAAAAGGTTGCAAGGGAAAGCAAGCTTAACCCTGAAATGGTTGCTTATATCCTGACCAAGGAAGCTTCTGCCTGA
- a CDS encoding helix-turn-helix transcriptional regulator, with product MKLELIELIFLSDKRKQLLLFLRSGTKNMDEITEALQVTSTSILPQIKKLKDMSLVLQEDRSYTLSPIGKVLVEKMQPLVSTIELFEDNFEYWSEKDLQAFTLSFKKRLGELGKCKLIQPDLDRMFELDPEVVEGLSSSAYILEAIAYFYPPMIALCQELAKKGVEFSFLMSESVYERYYTDYIEDLRDMLALKNVKFFRYSGELKIASLTVTDKFFMLSLFPKNQRHFDRESLICHEPAALSLGTELFNELLLDSTQITEVPHK from the coding sequence GTGAAACTGGAACTCATAGAGCTGATTTTTCTTTCCGATAAACGAAAACAACTATTGCTTTTTCTCAGAAGCGGGACCAAAAACATGGATGAAATTACGGAAGCTCTTCAGGTAACTTCCACTTCTATCCTTCCCCAGATTAAGAAATTAAAAGATATGTCCCTGGTCTTACAGGAAGACAGGTCATATACTCTCTCTCCTATCGGAAAAGTTCTCGTTGAAAAAATGCAGCCTCTCGTCAGCACTATAGAGCTTTTTGAAGACAATTTCGAGTACTGGTCGGAAAAGGATCTGCAGGCGTTTACCCTCTCTTTTAAGAAAAGGCTTGGAGAGCTCGGTAAGTGTAAACTGATCCAGCCTGACCTCGACCGCATGTTCGAGCTCGACCCTGAAGTTGTTGAAGGACTTTCAAGCTCCGCTTACATCCTTGAAGCCATAGCTTACTTTTATCCGCCTATGATTGCTCTCTGCCAGGAGCTGGCAAAAAAAGGGGTTGAATTTTCATTCCTGATGTCTGAATCCGTCTATGAACGGTATTATACTGATTATATTGAAGATCTCAGGGATATGCTGGCTCTTAAAAACGTAAAATTTTTCCGATATTCGGGCGAGCTGAAAATTGCAAGCCTTACAGTTACCGACAAATTTTTTATGCTTTCACTCTTCCCTAAAAACCAGAGGCATTTTGACAGGGAGAGCCTTATATGCCACGAGCCTGCCGCGCTGAGTCTGGGGACAGAACTTTTCAATGAACTGCTGCTTGATTCAACGCAAATTACTGAAGTCCCTCATAAGTAA
- a CDS encoding flavodoxin domain-containing protein, producing MKAIVVYLSTSGNTKDMAEAIGNGIESKNVDVKVVSFYDVKPEELKEAEAIAVGSSTFYYKMLLPMEKFMNETLVSINPQGKLGAAFGSYGWSGEAPIMIAEKMRELGMTVIDPVLRILHKPTDKDLQECKRLGVDIAEKIKQRSKKTQ from the coding sequence TTGAAAGCAATAGTAGTTTATCTGAGTACCTCAGGGAATACAAAGGATATGGCTGAAGCAATAGGGAACGGGATAGAGTCAAAGAATGTGGACGTAAAGGTCGTCAGTTTCTATGATGTAAAGCCTGAAGAACTCAAAGAAGCTGAAGCGATTGCGGTTGGTTCTTCGACTTTTTACTACAAGATGCTGCTGCCCATGGAGAAATTTATGAATGAGACCCTTGTTTCCATCAACCCGCAGGGCAAGCTGGGAGCTGCTTTCGGGTCTTACGGGTGGAGCGGGGAAGCGCCCATAATGATAGCAGAAAAGATGAGGGAACTGGGGATGACCGTTATAGACCCCGTACTCAGGATCCTTCACAAGCCCACGGACAAGGACCTTCAGGAATGCAAGAGGCTTGGAGTAGATATTGCCGAAAAAATAAAGCAGAGAAGTAAAAAAACGCAATAA
- a CDS encoding PAS domain-containing protein, with protein MNDKNAGYEEKKNRYPDSADVAGGERGKAFHAALEREEALKTIINNSQVVVFLWKNEEKWPAEFVSENVVNFGYTVEDFISGRVLYGDIIYPEDLNKVGEELQKRILMGAPDFSMEYRIFSKAGKIRWVNERSFIERDQEGKVTHFQGVVLDITERKRSEEKLKKALEMQKVLTAVINNSPAVVFLWKNEKYWPATFVSDNIVQFGYTASDFISQGILYGKIIHPDDLKRVEGELERHIQKGEVSFNSEYRILTKAGDLRWVNEKTFIQRDGNGSVTCFQGIVLDITPRKKIEEALRKSLEMQKLLKTIVNKSSAVAFLWKNTENWPVEFVSENITQFGYSVEDFTSGKILYGDIIYKEDINSVFESLARAVREELDSFEMEYRILTGDRNVRWVEERTYIQRDNKNTVTHFQGIVVDVTERKEAREMLEIQRELSIALSSTWNLQAMLNLILDSCLKIREIDAGGIYLKDELLDQINLVAHRGLSSDFVEKIYAYRADSPEAKQVWTEKPVYKLSFFAEEMAGMLRKEKITAVAVIPMKHRGEVIGSLNFASHTVDRIPHNVRNFLESIALQVVNYIAPIRIEADFI; from the coding sequence ATGAACGATAAGAATGCAGGATATGAAGAAAAAAAGAACAGGTATCCCGATTCAGCAGATGTTGCAGGCGGCGAAAGGGGGAAAGCCTTCCATGCAGCCCTGGAGAGGGAAGAGGCTCTGAAAACGATAATCAATAACAGTCAGGTAGTGGTATTTCTCTGGAAAAACGAGGAAAAATGGCCTGCAGAGTTTGTTTCCGAAAATGTGGTGAACTTCGGATATACCGTGGAGGATTTTATCTCGGGCAGGGTACTGTACGGAGACATCATATACCCCGAAGACCTGAATAAAGTTGGTGAGGAGCTTCAAAAAAGGATTCTGATGGGAGCTCCGGACTTCAGCATGGAGTACAGGATTTTTTCAAAAGCCGGGAAAATACGCTGGGTGAATGAAAGGAGCTTTATTGAAAGAGACCAGGAAGGAAAAGTAACCCACTTTCAGGGTGTTGTACTCGATATCACAGAGAGGAAAAGAAGTGAAGAAAAACTGAAAAAAGCCCTGGAAATGCAGAAAGTGCTAACTGCGGTAATCAACAACAGTCCTGCAGTGGTCTTCCTCTGGAAAAATGAAAAATACTGGCCTGCAACTTTTGTCTCTGATAATATTGTACAGTTCGGATACACAGCCAGCGATTTCATATCGCAGGGTATCCTTTACGGGAAAATAATACATCCCGATGACCTGAAAAGGGTTGAAGGAGAGCTTGAGAGGCATATCCAGAAAGGGGAAGTAAGCTTCAATTCCGAATACAGAATTTTAACAAAAGCCGGAGACCTTCGCTGGGTTAACGAGAAGACTTTCATTCAGAGGGACGGAAACGGGAGTGTTACCTGCTTTCAGGGAATAGTGCTGGATATAACCCCCAGGAAAAAAATTGAAGAAGCTCTGAGAAAATCCCTGGAAATGCAGAAGCTTCTGAAAACGATAGTCAATAAAAGTTCAGCAGTAGCTTTTCTCTGGAAGAATACGGAAAACTGGCCTGTGGAGTTCGTTTCGGAAAATATAACACAGTTTGGATACAGTGTGGAAGACTTCACTTCGGGAAAGATCCTCTATGGAGATATAATTTACAAAGAAGATATCAATTCGGTCTTTGAAAGCCTTGCACGCGCTGTCAGGGAAGAGTTAGACTCTTTTGAAATGGAATACCGGATTCTTACAGGAGACAGAAATGTTCGCTGGGTTGAAGAAAGGACATACATCCAGCGGGACAATAAAAACACTGTTACTCACTTCCAAGGAATAGTCGTTGACGTCACGGAGAGAAAAGAAGCCCGGGAAATGCTAGAGATTCAGAGAGAACTCAGCATAGCCCTGAGCAGCACCTGGAACCTCCAGGCTATGCTTAACCTTATTCTTGATTCCTGCCTGAAGATAAGGGAGATAGATGCAGGGGGCATATATCTTAAAGACGAGCTTCTTGACCAGATCAACCTAGTAGCACACAGGGGGCTTTCTTCTGACTTTGTAGAAAAAATTTATGCATACAGGGCGGACTCTCCGGAAGCAAAGCAGGTCTGGACTGAGAAGCCGGTATATAAACTGAGCTTTTTTGCGGAAGAGATGGCAGGCATGTTAAGGAAAGAAAAGATCACTGCAGTCGCAGTAATCCCTATGAAACACAGGGGCGAGGTAATAGGCAGCCTGAATTTTGCCTCCCATACTGTGGACAGGATTCCGCATAATGTCCGCAATTTCCTTGAAAGCATCGCCCTGCAGGTTGTAAACTATATAGCCCCTATACGGATAGAGGCAGACTTTATATGA
- the ilvD gene encoding dihydroxy-acid dehydratase: MRSAIIKEGPERAANRSLLKATGVTDAEMKRPFIAVVNSWNDIIPGHIHLNKLAEAVKAGIRNAGGVPFEFHTIGVCDGIAMGHEGMKYSLPSREVIEDTIELMVRAHQFDGMVLIPTCDKIVPGHLMAAGRLDIPAIVVTGGPMLPGYVDDKYTDLISVFEGVGAFRAGKLSEAELERLENLSCAGAGSCAGMFTANTMACMTEALGLSLPGCATAHAVDAKKVRIAKESGERIVELVKQNITPRKIVTYKSFENAIMVDMAVGGSTNTTLHLPALAHEFGLELPLEAFDELSRKTPHLISLRPGGPNFMLHFDRAGGVEAVMQRLSSKLHLDQLTVNGKTIGENISELEIINPKLNEEIIKTLENPIHAEGGIAVLKGSLAPDGSVVKQAAVDPKMRVHTGPAKVYDCEEDAMKSILAGEVKPGDIVVIRYEGPKGGPGMREMLAATAAIAGMGLLESVALVTDGRFSGGTRGPCIGHVSPEASEGGPIGLVKDGDLIEINIPERILNLKVSEEELEKRRSVFNPPEKKVTGYLARYQRAVHSANTGGIVD; encoded by the coding sequence ATGAGAAGTGCCATTATCAAAGAGGGGCCCGAACGTGCCGCAAACCGTTCCCTTCTGAAGGCAACAGGGGTCACGGACGCGGAAATGAAGAGGCCGTTCATAGCGGTTGTCAATTCCTGGAACGATATAATTCCTGGTCACATTCATCTGAACAAACTTGCTGAAGCTGTAAAGGCAGGAATCAGGAACGCCGGGGGAGTTCCTTTCGAGTTCCACACCATAGGGGTCTGCGACGGGATTGCAATGGGGCACGAGGGTATGAAATATTCTCTCCCAAGCAGGGAGGTTATAGAGGACACTATCGAGCTGATGGTCAGAGCCCACCAGTTTGACGGCATGGTTCTTATCCCCACATGTGACAAAATCGTCCCCGGGCACCTTATGGCAGCAGGCAGGCTTGACATTCCTGCAATCGTTGTAACAGGAGGGCCTATGCTCCCCGGATATGTGGACGACAAATATACTGACCTTATTTCAGTCTTTGAAGGTGTCGGCGCCTTCAGGGCAGGCAAACTTTCCGAAGCTGAGCTTGAAAGGCTTGAAAACCTTTCCTGTGCAGGAGCAGGATCCTGTGCCGGGATGTTCACTGCAAACACAATGGCATGTATGACCGAAGCCCTCGGATTGAGTCTGCCAGGGTGTGCAACTGCACATGCCGTTGACGCAAAAAAAGTTCGCATCGCCAAGGAATCCGGAGAGCGCATTGTTGAGCTTGTAAAACAGAACATAACGCCAAGGAAGATCGTCACTTACAAATCCTTTGAAAATGCCATAATGGTCGACATGGCAGTGGGAGGGAGCACAAATACAACCCTTCACCTTCCTGCCCTTGCCCATGAATTCGGGCTTGAATTGCCTCTTGAAGCCTTTGACGAACTGAGCAGGAAAACGCCCCACCTTATTTCTCTGAGGCCCGGAGGTCCCAATTTCATGCTCCATTTCGACAGGGCAGGCGGGGTCGAAGCAGTTATGCAGAGGCTTTCTTCCAAACTCCACCTTGACCAGCTTACGGTTAACGGCAAAACCATCGGAGAAAACATCAGCGAGCTTGAAATAATCAATCCGAAACTGAATGAAGAGATCATTAAAACTCTGGAAAACCCAATTCATGCAGAAGGAGGAATTGCAGTTCTCAAAGGCAGCCTCGCTCCCGATGGCTCGGTTGTAAAACAGGCTGCAGTTGACCCGAAAATGCGCGTACATACAGGACCTGCAAAAGTTTATGATTGTGAAGAAGACGCCATGAAGAGCATTCTTGCAGGAGAGGTTAAACCGGGAGATATTGTCGTCATCCGTTACGAAGGCCCCAAAGGCGGTCCGGGAATGAGGGAAATGCTCGCAGCCACAGCCGCAATCGCAGGTATGGGCCTGCTGGAATCCGTAGCTCTGGTGACTGATGGGAGGTTCTCCGGAGGCACAAGGGGACCATGCATAGGGCACGTTTCTCCTGAAGCCAGTGAAGGAGGTCCTATAGGTCTTGTAAAGGACGGAGACCTTATCGAAATCAATATTCCGGAAAGGATATTGAACCTGAAAGTCTCTGAAGAAGAGCTTGAAAAGCGCAGGTCTGTCTTTAATCCACCTGAAAAGAAAGTCACAGGTTACCTTGCAAGGTACCAGCGTGCCGTCCATTCCGCAAACACGGGCGGGATAGTGGACTGA